Proteins encoded in a region of the Gulosibacter sediminis genome:
- a CDS encoding AAA family ATPase: MAGMTASRITHDDLARAYDLTGRIGTALESRVVGQDRLRQTLLIGLLTGGHVLLESVPGLAKTTAAETLAAALDGQFRRIQCTPDLLPSDIIGTQVYDAVEARFETRLGPVHANVVLLDEINRSSAKTQSAMLEAMQERQTTIGGKRYPLPDPFLVIATQNPIEQEGTYVLAEAQLDRFMLKDVLDYPQPHEEAEVLRRIDAGVFLDHPEPVASLEEILQLQELTRRVYIDPAITEYIVSIAYVTRHVDQYLDPDIARLVEAGVSPRASINFTAGARAVALLQGRDHVIPEDVRSLAYRILRHRVLLGFEAEATGVRPEQVIDAILQAVRTP, translated from the coding sequence ATGGCTGGCATGACTGCCTCCCGCATCACCCACGACGACCTCGCAAGAGCGTACGACCTCACCGGCAGGATCGGCACCGCACTTGAAAGTCGGGTGGTGGGGCAGGATCGGCTCCGGCAGACGCTGCTCATCGGCCTGCTCACGGGAGGCCACGTGCTGCTCGAATCGGTGCCCGGCCTCGCGAAGACCACGGCGGCCGAGACGCTCGCGGCGGCGCTCGACGGCCAGTTCCGGCGCATCCAGTGCACGCCCGACCTGCTGCCGAGCGATATCATCGGCACGCAGGTCTACGACGCGGTCGAGGCGCGCTTCGAGACCCGGCTCGGCCCGGTGCACGCGAACGTCGTGCTGCTCGACGAGATCAATCGCTCGAGCGCCAAGACCCAGTCAGCCATGCTCGAGGCGATGCAGGAGCGCCAGACGACGATCGGCGGCAAGCGCTACCCGCTGCCCGACCCGTTCCTCGTGATCGCGACGCAGAACCCCATCGAGCAGGAGGGCACGTACGTGCTCGCCGAGGCACAGCTCGACCGCTTCATGCTCAAGGATGTGCTCGACTACCCGCAGCCGCACGAAGAGGCCGAGGTGCTGCGCCGCATCGATGCGGGAGTGTTCCTTGACCACCCCGAGCCCGTGGCATCGCTCGAAGAAATCCTGCAGCTGCAGGAACTCACCCGCCGCGTCTACATCGACCCAGCGATCACCGAGTACATCGTGTCGATCGCCTACGTCACCCGGCACGTCGACCAGTACCTCGACCCCGACATTGCTCGCCTCGTCGAGGCGGGTGTCTCGCCCCGCGCGTCGATCAACTTCACCGCGGGCGCCCGCGCGGTCGCGCTGCTGCAGGGCCGCGACCACGTGATTCCCGAGGATGTGCGCTCGCTCGCGTACCGCATCCTGCGCCACCGCGTGCTGCTCGGCTTCGAGGCCGAGGCCACCGGCGTTCGGCCCGAGCAGGTCATCGACGCGATCCTGCAGGCGGTTCGCACGCCGTGA
- a CDS encoding DUF58 domain-containing protein — protein sequence MTEEALLTRVKTKLFLRSRRRATHLLEGQYAAMHRGRSMDFDDLREYEPGDEVADIDWNASARSGTTLVRRWADERRNRVCFVMDSGRNMATGSTAGDSKRDIAVMAAGALGYIAQRHGDEVAFISGNADGVHQLPFRATEGALERGLRAASEPIAIDGARSDVLGLLDRARVTLKQRMFVVVIADELPLDARLREQLGALSAAHQLVWLEVGDGDPIGHGGEAPSFDVDDGWEMPRTLARSPKLRRELDIAMAERARELRTELERRGVSHTRIESVDATVPALLELLRVRQHARI from the coding sequence GTGACCGAGGAGGCACTGCTCACGCGCGTCAAGACGAAGCTGTTTCTGCGGTCTCGTCGACGCGCCACGCACCTGCTCGAGGGCCAGTACGCCGCGATGCATCGTGGCCGCAGCATGGACTTTGACGATCTGCGCGAGTACGAGCCGGGCGACGAGGTGGCCGACATCGATTGGAACGCCTCGGCTCGCTCGGGCACGACGCTCGTGCGGCGCTGGGCCGATGAGCGGCGCAACCGGGTCTGCTTCGTCATGGATTCGGGTCGCAACATGGCCACCGGCTCAACCGCCGGCGATTCGAAGCGCGACATCGCGGTGATGGCGGCCGGCGCGCTCGGCTACATCGCGCAGCGTCACGGCGACGAGGTCGCCTTCATTAGCGGCAACGCCGACGGCGTGCACCAGCTGCCGTTCCGTGCCACCGAGGGCGCGCTCGAGCGAGGCCTTCGGGCCGCGAGCGAGCCGATCGCCATCGATGGTGCCCGCAGCGACGTGCTCGGCCTGCTCGACCGCGCCCGCGTCACGCTCAAGCAGCGGATGTTCGTGGTCGTCATCGCCGATGAGTTGCCCCTGGATGCGCGGCTCCGCGAGCAGCTCGGCGCGCTGTCTGCCGCGCACCAGCTCGTGTGGCTCGAGGTCGGCGACGGCGACCCGATTGGGCACGGCGGCGAGGCCCCGAGCTTTGACGTCGACGACGGTTGGGAAATGCCACGCACGCTCGCGCGCTCGCCGAAACTGCGCCGCGAGCTCGACATCGCGATGGCGGAACGCGCCCGCGAACTGCGCACCGAACTCGAACGGCGGGGCGTTTCACATACCCGCATCGAGAGCGTCGACGCGACGGTGCCCGCCCTGCTCGAACTCCTGCGAGTGAGGCAGCATGCCCGCATCTAA